In a genomic window of Nitrososphaerota archaeon:
- a CDS encoding serine/threonine protein kinase: MSELRKLGVEEVVLEGRVEISGLRVLGKGCVSIVVVARCREGEAALKIRRVDANRPSLSQEAELQSLANRVGVGPKLYNYSDNFILMELIRGVNLPDWVKDLKGRGMVSNLRRVCRDLLAKCWRLDQAHLDHGELSNLSKHVIVGDRVEIIDFESASTKRSVRNLTSAAQYLFIGGPVASKIRRVLNLKERNTIIEAIRSYKRERGSEEALQLLLKRLKLVERHSQT, translated from the coding sequence TTGAGTGAGCTTAGGAAGTTGGGTGTCGAGGAGGTGGTCTTGGAAGGCAGGGTCGAAATCTCGGGTCTTAGAGTGCTGGGTAAGGGTTGTGTGAGCATAGTGGTGGTGGCTAGGTGTAGGGAGGGTGAAGCGGCTCTAAAGATAAGACGAGTCGACGCGAACCGACCTAGCCTAAGCCAAGAAGCGGAGCTACAGTCCCTAGCGAATAGAGTAGGTGTTGGCCCAAAATTGTACAACTATTCAGACAACTTTATCTTGATGGAGCTGATAAGAGGGGTAAACCTACCGGACTGGGTGAAGGATCTTAAGGGTAGGGGTATGGTCTCAAATCTGAGGCGTGTATGTAGAGATCTTTTGGCGAAGTGCTGGAGGCTAGACCAAGCCCACCTAGATCACGGTGAGCTGAGCAACCTAAGCAAGCACGTTATCGTAGGAGATAGGGTTGAGATAATAGACTTCGAATCAGCGTCAACAAAACGCTCGGTCAGAAACCTAACCTCAGCAGCCCAATACCTCTTCATCGGAGGACCTGTGGCAAGCAAAATAAGGAGAGTCCTTAACCTCAAAGAGCGCAACACCATAATCGAAGCAATAAGATCATACAAAAGGGAGAGGGGGAGCGAAGAAGCCCTCCAACTCCTCCTAAAACGGCTAAAACTCGTTGAGCGACACAGCCAGACTTAA